The following proteins are co-located in the Maridesulfovibrio sp. genome:
- a CDS encoding PAS domain-containing protein codes for MKIRSIHRLNSRIRNYLCLFLTIFIASSLCSTVLFSWSVSKDVDGKASTWANYLVERISFLETVVTSRATFDHGLSILRVTPTGEVVNTRPFPIEIKSIAESPIFQKVKDFYPGQSLLISQIAHDPSEQDEIYLIQRLDHSFAIAKIPPESLLPVSPNDTELYIKDKNENTLYRSESSYFPTAYRVGKLFFSNYHIFLTANAEVSNFGGLSITVAKDISTEFYAGLLLISFTAICLGILVKRSAFLTWDLDKNEQDFIRINNLLKRVVDKPERKLQHLATIESTAESIREVDWATEARKMSFVENRNYITATAFFSGKILKLLDEVASHSQKLTRSRKEYHDLVHTARSIILRIDRNGICTFFNEYSQIFFGFSEEDVIGKSVIGTLIPKTETGESELEQMIRELTDNPENFPVNTNLNTRKDGSKVWVYWTNSPILNDKGELTEILCVGTDITKRKAIETELQNTRNYIRNIIDSMPSVIIGVDSQTRITHFNTSAQQMAVIPKEEIEGAEVEKAFPPLGKYADKIVQAIETGIPEAGFRTQGMTDPNSHQDIIIYPLNDGMKGAVIRIDDATERVRIDEMMIQTEKMMSIGGLAAGMAHEINNPLGGILQGIQNIVRRMSPDLPANLKAAERAGCSIESIINYMEDRKIIKTLNGITDSGVRAASIVSGMLEFSRKSDSRKAPGDLRRIMDKACTLAAQDYDPVKGYDFKKIAIIKDYDDNLKLTPCTATEIEQVFLNLLRNSAQAMDDWPEMDDSPVISIKIHNKRDMVKCTVSDNGPGMDEATRKRVFEPFYTTKAPGIGTGLGLSVSYFIITQNHHGIFQVESSPGKGTTFTIQLPIAKN; via the coding sequence ATGAAAATAAGAAGCATTCATAGACTTAACAGCCGAATAAGAAATTACCTCTGCCTTTTTCTGACCATATTTATTGCAAGCTCTCTCTGTTCGACAGTTCTTTTTTCCTGGTCCGTATCGAAAGATGTAGACGGCAAAGCATCAACCTGGGCCAACTATCTGGTGGAAAGAATCTCATTTCTGGAAACTGTTGTAACCTCACGTGCAACTTTCGACCATGGACTGTCCATATTAAGAGTCACACCCACGGGAGAAGTGGTTAACACCCGCCCATTTCCAATCGAAATCAAATCAATCGCGGAATCTCCAATTTTTCAAAAAGTGAAAGATTTTTATCCGGGACAGTCTCTACTTATAAGTCAGATTGCGCACGATCCATCCGAACAGGATGAAATATATCTCATCCAGCGTTTGGATCACAGTTTTGCCATTGCCAAAATTCCCCCAGAGAGTCTCCTGCCGGTATCACCGAATGACACTGAACTATATATCAAGGATAAAAACGAAAACACACTATACCGTTCTGAAAGCAGCTATTTCCCTACAGCCTACCGGGTAGGCAAACTGTTTTTTTCTAATTACCATATTTTTTTGACAGCAAATGCTGAAGTCTCAAATTTCGGGGGACTTTCTATAACTGTTGCAAAAGATATTTCCACAGAATTCTATGCCGGTTTGCTCCTGATATCATTTACCGCAATATGCTTGGGAATACTGGTTAAAAGATCAGCCTTTTTAACTTGGGATCTTGATAAAAATGAACAGGATTTTATCAGGATCAACAACCTGCTTAAAAGAGTCGTAGATAAACCGGAAAGAAAGCTTCAGCATCTGGCGACCATTGAATCCACGGCAGAAAGTATCCGTGAGGTGGACTGGGCCACAGAAGCACGCAAGATGTCTTTTGTTGAAAACAGAAACTACATAACCGCCACAGCCTTTTTCTCCGGCAAGATACTTAAACTGCTTGATGAAGTGGCTTCACACTCACAAAAGCTGACCAGATCACGCAAGGAATACCATGACCTCGTGCATACTGCCCGCAGTATCATTTTAAGAATTGACCGTAATGGCATATGTACTTTTTTTAATGAATACTCTCAGATCTTTTTCGGCTTTTCCGAAGAAGATGTCATCGGCAAAAGTGTTATTGGGACACTTATCCCCAAAACGGAGACTGGCGAGTCTGAACTCGAACAGATGATCCGTGAATTGACCGATAATCCCGAAAATTTCCCGGTCAACACTAATCTGAATACACGCAAGGACGGCAGCAAGGTCTGGGTCTACTGGACCAACAGCCCTATCCTCAATGACAAGGGGGAACTGACAGAAATTCTCTGCGTGGGTACAGACATAACAAAACGCAAAGCTATTGAAACAGAGCTTCAAAACACAAGAAACTACATCCGCAACATAATTGATTCCATGCCTTCGGTAATCATCGGTGTGGACAGCCAGACACGAATCACCCATTTCAACACTTCAGCTCAGCAGATGGCAGTTATCCCCAAGGAAGAAATTGAGGGAGCCGAAGTGGAAAAAGCTTTCCCCCCTTTGGGCAAGTACGCAGACAAAATAGTCCAAGCCATCGAAACCGGAATTCCGGAAGCAGGATTCCGCACTCAAGGGATGACTGATCCCAACAGCCATCAGGACATCATCATCTACCCGCTCAATGACGGGATGAAAGGCGCGGTAATCAGGATTGACGATGCAACCGAAAGAGTCCGGATTGATGAAATGATGATCCAGACGGAAAAGATGATGTCCATCGGCGGACTTGCTGCAGGAATGGCCCACGAAATCAACAACCCCCTTGGTGGAATTCTGCAAGGTATTCAAAATATCGTGCGCAGGATGTCCCCTGATCTCCCGGCCAACCTAAAAGCTGCGGAAAGAGCTGGTTGTTCGATTGAGTCAATCATTAACTACATGGAAGATCGTAAAATCATTAAAACCTTGAACGGAATAACCGACTCAGGAGTGCGAGCAGCCTCAATTGTTTCAGGAATGCTTGAATTCAGCCGTAAAAGCGACTCCCGCAAAGCCCCGGGCGACTTACGCAGAATCATGGACAAAGCATGTACACTTGCTGCGCAGGATTATGACCCCGTAAAGGGATACGATTTTAAAAAAATAGCTATTATCAAGGATTATGACGATAACTTGAAATTAACTCCATGCACTGCCACTGAAATCGAACAGGTTTTCCTAAACCTGCTGCGCAACTCCGCACAGGCGATGGATGATTGGCCTGAAATGGACGATTCACCTGTCATTTCAATAAAAATCCACAATAAACGGGATATGGTAAAGTGCACAGTCTCGGACAACGGTCCCGGGATGGATGAAGCGACCCGCAAAAGGGTTTTCGAGCCTTTTTATACGACTAAAGCACCGGGAATAGGGACCGGACTGGGGCTTTCCGTCTCATATTTTATTATCACTCAGAACCACCATGGAATATTTCAGGTGGAATCATCCCCCGGTAAAGGGACCACTTTCACAATCCAGCTTCCGATTGCCAAAAATTAA
- a CDS encoding glycoside hydrolase family 3 protein, with protein MRKIILILMLIVAVFSGCSLKKSTFSPSELDIMIGQMVMVGFRGLELSADSPVIGDIKNARVGGVILFSKDCTLNSTVRNIANPAQLVKLTSGLQDLAEIPLFISIDQEGGIIKRLTGEMGFPETPSAAELGNSGDIKAAFRAGQTIGKTLKESGINMDFAPVVDVNRNSANPVIAALQRSFSDDPRIVARFADSYIDGLHSEGIISCLKHFPGHGSSRGDSHLGFTDVTDSWDSSELYPFQKLVSDNKADMVMTAHIFNSRWDRKYPATLSRNVIHGLLRRKLGFEGIIVTDDMQMQAVSGEYGFKEGIYRAVKAGADILLFGNNLIYEPGLGTKAVSTLKQLVHEGKITERRIRQSYERIMSVKKGMSSKH; from the coding sequence TTGAGAAAAATAATATTAATTTTAATGCTAATTGTGGCTGTTTTCAGCGGATGTTCTCTTAAAAAAAGCACTTTCAGCCCTTCGGAACTGGATATAATGATCGGCCAGATGGTCATGGTCGGATTCCGGGGATTAGAGTTGAGTGCAGACAGTCCGGTTATAGGTGATATCAAAAATGCTCGTGTTGGCGGAGTGATTCTTTTCAGCAAGGATTGCACCCTGAACAGTACTGTACGTAATATTGCCAACCCCGCTCAGCTGGTAAAACTTACTTCCGGTCTGCAAGATCTTGCTGAAATCCCTTTATTTATTTCTATTGATCAGGAAGGGGGCATTATTAAAAGGTTGACCGGGGAGATGGGGTTCCCTGAAACTCCATCTGCTGCCGAACTGGGCAACAGTGGCGACATTAAGGCTGCATTCAGGGCAGGACAAACTATCGGGAAAACCTTAAAAGAGTCCGGAATTAATATGGATTTTGCCCCTGTTGTGGATGTGAACCGCAATTCTGCAAATCCGGTGATTGCAGCATTGCAGCGCAGCTTTTCAGATGACCCCCGCATTGTGGCCCGTTTTGCAGATTCGTATATTGACGGCTTGCATAGCGAAGGCATTATTTCATGTCTGAAACATTTTCCGGGACATGGCAGTTCCCGCGGTGATTCACATTTAGGTTTTACCGATGTGACTGATTCATGGGACAGCAGTGAACTTTATCCTTTTCAGAAATTAGTCAGTGATAATAAAGCTGATATGGTCATGACCGCGCATATTTTCAATTCTCGCTGGGACCGCAAGTATCCGGCAACTCTTTCCCGTAATGTTATTCACGGTCTTCTGCGCCGTAAGCTTGGTTTCGAAGGCATAATTGTTACCGATGATATGCAGATGCAGGCGGTTAGCGGGGAGTACGGTTTTAAGGAAGGTATCTATCGGGCAGTAAAGGCCGGGGCAGATATTCTTCTTTTCGGCAATAACCTGATTTATGAACCCGGACTGGGAACCAAGGCCGTTTCAACCCTCAAGCAACTGGTCCATGAAGGGAAGATTACTGAACGCAGAATCCGGCAGTCATATGAGAGAATAATGTCTGTAAAGAAGGGAATGAGCTCTAAACATTAA
- a CDS encoding D-sedoheptulose 7-phosphate isomerase translates to MSQTALQKVVEHARAGLEVRESFFEQYSQLVVDVSKALAVRLALGSKILFCGNGGSAADCQHLAAELVNRFKLERPPLPGLALTTDSSILTAIGNDYSYDMVFEKQVQALGQPGDVLIGISTSGTSSNVISALKEAKRKGMVTIGMTGISAGEMLPICDHIISVPSKDTAIIQEVHIAAGHLFCHLIDHFLFEAVGELEPYLSGE, encoded by the coding sequence ATGTCCCAGACAGCACTGCAGAAAGTAGTTGAACATGCCCGTGCCGGACTTGAAGTCCGGGAATCTTTTTTTGAGCAATACTCCCAGCTCGTGGTTGATGTATCCAAAGCATTAGCCGTGCGCCTTGCCCTCGGTTCCAAGATCCTATTTTGCGGAAACGGCGGAAGCGCGGCAGACTGCCAACATCTTGCGGCGGAGCTCGTCAACCGCTTCAAGCTGGAACGTCCTCCCCTGCCAGGACTGGCCCTGACCACTGATTCCTCAATTCTCACTGCAATCGGCAATGACTATTCATATGATATGGTTTTCGAAAAGCAGGTTCAGGCTCTGGGACAGCCCGGTGACGTTCTCATCGGCATCAGCACCTCCGGAACCAGTTCCAACGTGATCAGCGCCCTTAAGGAAGCTAAACGCAAGGGCATGGTTACCATAGGAATGACAGGCATCAGCGCAGGCGAAATGCTGCCTATCTGTGACCACATTATCAGTGTTCCCAGCAAAGATACCGCCATCATTCAGGAAGTACATATCGCTGCAGGACACCTCTTCTGCCACCTTATTGACCACTTTTTATTTGAAGCTGTCGGTGAACTTGAACCTTACCTAAGCGGAGAATAG
- a CDS encoding response regulator, whose amino-acid sequence MQILIVEDSNTSRMYLQEILRIITERVESKSIDSAVSGEEALEKFEHRWLEGNPYDLIFMDIVLPGMDGLQTLEKIRAIEQSKSIPEDRKVKAIMTTALDDSTKASRAFFQCEALSYITKPITEDKIQAELSKFGLL is encoded by the coding sequence ATGCAGATTCTTATAGTCGAAGACAGCAATACAAGCAGGATGTATCTCCAGGAAATTCTTAGGATAATAACCGAAAGAGTTGAGAGCAAAAGCATAGACAGCGCTGTCAGCGGCGAAGAAGCACTGGAAAAATTTGAACATAGATGGCTTGAAGGAAATCCCTACGACCTTATCTTCATGGACATAGTCCTGCCCGGCATGGACGGACTGCAGACTCTCGAAAAAATCAGGGCTATCGAGCAAAGCAAAAGTATTCCTGAAGACAGAAAGGTCAAGGCAATCATGACAACAGCCCTTGATGACAGTACTAAAGCTTCACGCGCTTTTTTCCAGTGCGAAGCTTTATCATATATTACAAAACCGATCACAGAAGATAAAATTCAGGCAGAGCTCAGTAAATTCGGCTTGCTTTAA
- a CDS encoding LysE family translocator, which translates to MDALTMAFIPVAAILTITPGSDTMLVVNNTLTRSTADGLCTVAGINAGLLIHALASALGLSMILMNSATAFEMVKLAGALYIIYLGIQSLRNSRKQEETGFSAEPCSKGISASIREGFLTNVLNPKVAVFYLALLPQFISPGESILRQSLLLMTIHFSMGIIWFSFITLALGKVRHLISGGKFKKRLEAISGIVFIGLGLKMALAKN; encoded by the coding sequence ATGGATGCACTGACCATGGCCTTTATCCCCGTTGCAGCGATTCTGACCATCACCCCCGGTTCAGACACAATGCTTGTGGTCAATAACACACTGACCCGTTCAACTGCGGACGGCCTGTGCACAGTAGCCGGGATCAATGCCGGACTGTTAATCCATGCCCTTGCTTCGGCTCTGGGGCTTTCCATGATCCTCATGAATTCTGCTACCGCCTTTGAAATGGTCAAACTTGCAGGAGCCCTATATATTATATATCTGGGCATCCAGTCACTGCGTAACAGCAGAAAGCAGGAAGAGACCGGATTTTCTGCCGAGCCCTGCAGCAAGGGCATTTCCGCCTCCATCCGTGAAGGATTTCTGACTAACGTACTCAATCCCAAGGTTGCAGTCTTTTACCTTGCACTGCTGCCCCAGTTTATTTCTCCCGGAGAATCCATACTGCGTCAGTCCCTGCTGCTCATGACTATCCATTTCAGCATGGGCATTATCTGGTTCAGCTTTATCACTCTTGCTCTGGGTAAAGTTCGCCACCTCATTTCCGGCGGCAAATTCAAAAAAAGACTTGAAGCCATTTCCGGCATTGTTTTCATCGGATTGGGTTTGAAAATGGCCCTTGCCAAAAACTAA
- a CDS encoding Cache 3/Cache 2 fusion domain-containing protein, protein MLKKLAFQTKLMLGAVLIVLATIIFMTGINLYKVQDSLHTLGQTSMKSIADSVHSLMEMQNDILMDKVKADIDILDKKIFSLGFPKLNKRHPIEETITNQLTKQSETVSIPSLEFGGIPVNNKFDIVDDLKKEIGGTATIFEVLPGKLLRVSTNVLKLDGNRATGTYIPDSSPVYKAVMSGKTYYGMAYVVNAWYITAYKPLTDLRGNIVSVIYVGRKIITDAFKKSVLASNVGGKGYAMIFNSNGEIMLHPTLTGENLKDTPSWKLFADTDEGEIEYDKDGESTSAYITDFKPWNWSFAFVMKTADMSHGVDRDIFITNVIIAVVALSISAFILLLMIKATTRPLQQLSDFTAKVSEGDYDSELEYEADDVVGRTINSVKHMVFELKNKLGFSSGLLSGLTLPCVVVDLEKKVSFINQHIIDQFGLSGNADSYIGKRSNDLVNVQTIRDTIDRCLKEETSFSEIEVQGHTKGGKEFYTIIDVAPLHDLDKKLIGAFMIMNDITTIKENEKAITAQRDTIAATAKDADEISDQLASAADELSAQVDESRRGAEVQQQRASETATAMDQMNATVMEVARNAGEASENARVTREKALEGQNLVGQVVTSIKALEQNSEELKSSMEELGQRTDSIGKVMNVITDIADQTNLLALNAAIEAARAGEAGRGFAVVADEVRKLAEKTMDATKEVGEAITSIQDSTRTNISATENAVKSIVESTDLASKSGDALDEIVHMVETSANQIEGIAAAAEEQSASSEQISRATEEINEISAEAAETTVQSALAISEVAELASKIKELIRNMQS, encoded by the coding sequence ATGTTGAAGAAGCTGGCATTTCAAACAAAACTTATGCTTGGAGCAGTCTTAATCGTTCTGGCTACAATCATATTCATGACCGGGATAAACCTGTATAAGGTGCAGGATTCGCTTCATACACTGGGTCAAACATCCATGAAATCAATCGCTGACAGCGTTCATTCACTCATGGAAATGCAGAATGACATCCTGATGGACAAGGTAAAAGCAGACATAGATATTCTGGATAAAAAAATATTTTCACTCGGCTTTCCGAAGCTCAACAAACGCCACCCCATTGAAGAAACCATCACTAACCAGCTCACCAAACAAAGTGAAACTGTAAGCATACCAAGCCTTGAGTTCGGAGGAATACCGGTTAACAACAAGTTTGATATCGTTGACGATCTCAAAAAAGAAATCGGCGGAACAGCCACAATTTTCGAAGTCCTTCCCGGCAAACTTCTGCGTGTATCAACCAACGTGCTCAAGCTTGACGGAAACCGGGCAACCGGAACTTACATCCCTGACTCAAGCCCTGTATATAAAGCCGTCATGTCAGGTAAGACTTACTATGGCATGGCTTATGTTGTTAACGCATGGTACATCACCGCCTATAAACCCCTGACCGACCTGCGCGGTAATATTGTCAGCGTTATTTATGTAGGGCGTAAAATCATTACTGATGCCTTTAAGAAATCCGTTCTGGCTTCAAATGTCGGAGGAAAGGGTTACGCAATGATATTCAACAGTAATGGTGAGATCATGCTCCACCCGACTCTTACCGGTGAGAATTTGAAAGACACCCCTAGTTGGAAACTTTTTGCCGACACAGATGAAGGGGAAATTGAATACGACAAGGACGGGGAATCTACTTCCGCTTATATAACCGACTTCAAACCATGGAACTGGTCATTTGCATTTGTGATGAAGACAGCCGATATGTCTCATGGCGTGGACCGCGACATTTTCATAACCAACGTAATCATCGCCGTGGTAGCTCTTTCCATCTCAGCTTTCATCTTGCTGCTGATGATCAAAGCCACCACCAGACCGCTACAGCAGCTTTCCGACTTTACTGCCAAAGTATCTGAAGGAGATTACGATTCCGAGCTTGAATACGAAGCAGATGACGTGGTTGGCCGAACCATTAATTCAGTTAAACACATGGTGTTTGAACTGAAGAACAAGCTCGGTTTTTCCAGCGGTCTGCTCAGTGGACTGACCCTGCCCTGCGTTGTTGTGGACCTTGAAAAAAAGGTTTCCTTCATCAACCAGCATATCATTGATCAATTCGGTTTGAGCGGTAACGCTGATAGCTATATAGGAAAACGCTCCAACGATCTGGTCAATGTCCAGACTATCCGCGATACAATTGACCGCTGCCTGAAAGAAGAGACCAGTTTCTCCGAAATAGAAGTACAGGGCCACACTAAGGGTGGCAAAGAATTCTACACCATCATTGACGTAGCGCCGCTGCATGACCTTGACAAGAAACTCATCGGTGCCTTCATGATCATGAATGACATCACAACCATCAAGGAAAACGAAAAGGCCATTACCGCCCAGCGTGACACCATCGCGGCAACAGCAAAAGATGCGGACGAAATATCCGATCAGCTTGCTTCTGCTGCAGATGAACTTTCAGCTCAGGTTGATGAATCACGCAGGGGTGCCGAAGTCCAGCAGCAGAGAGCCAGTGAAACGGCAACTGCCATGGACCAGATGAACGCCACTGTTATGGAAGTTGCCCGTAATGCCGGAGAAGCCTCTGAAAATGCCCGCGTTACCAGGGAAAAAGCATTAGAAGGCCAGAATCTTGTTGGACAGGTTGTAACCTCCATTAAGGCCCTTGAGCAGAATTCCGAAGAGCTCAAATCCAGCATGGAAGAACTCGGACAGCGCACTGACTCCATCGGAAAGGTTATGAACGTTATTACCGACATCGCTGATCAGACCAACCTGCTGGCGCTTAATGCTGCCATTGAGGCCGCTCGTGCAGGGGAAGCCGGTCGCGGATTCGCAGTTGTTGCCGATGAAGTACGCAAACTGGCTGAAAAAACCATGGATGCAACAAAAGAAGTTGGTGAAGCAATTACCTCCATTCAGGACAGCACCAGAACAAACATCAGTGCCACTGAAAACGCAGTTAAATCCATTGTTGAATCAACTGATCTTGCATCAAAATCCGGTGATGCCCTTGATGAAATCGTACACATGGTAGAAACCTCTGCAAATCAGATCGAAGGAATTGCAGCGGCAGCAGAAGAACAATCTGCATCAAGTGAACAAATCAGCCGCGCCACAGAAGAGATAAACGAAATCTCAGCCGAAGCAGCTGAAACCACGGTTCAGTCTGCTCTGGCCATTTCGGAAGTTGCGGAACTGGCCTCCAAGATCAAGGAACTGATCAGAAATATGCAGTCATAA
- the asnB gene encoding asparagine synthase (glutamine-hydrolyzing) produces MCGIAGYFNPGGHTGDIKPILDLISHRGPDFQHIHAEENIALGHTRLSILDLSDLGNQPMKDPATGNLIVFNGEIYNFKSLREELIGKGYTFNSSGDTEVLLKLYGEYGEKCISMLRGMFAFAIWDKAKKQLFIARDRLGKKPFFYSQSSNSFIFASEIRALASHPHISKDVDVQAIDLFMSTGCVPAPFSIYADIRKLPAAHYGIVNAHGLSLHRYWSLDFTRKINCSEEEVLESLHSQLLEATRIRLESDVPLGALLSGGVDSSLVVALMAEAGSKSIDTFTIGFHEKKYDESGHAAKVAKHLGVNHHVEYLDPAQFENMLPAVVRQYGEPFSDDAALATMLLSEATRKHVTVALSGDGGDELACGYSAYTHVKLASALAPLIGKKVLPEKNIASAFSSNSALGKMRRKMICKFHPEFKRILRNEFKVASYKNDVYRADVREQLGQSTFKWMYELSRHACAHAHNPAERLLWMDTVHFLADALLVKVDIASMAHSLEVRSPLLDHELFEYMASLSPELKIKGGESKYLLKKLAERYLPKDILYRRKQGFSMPVAKWTSGDSADFTLDAISQATPFLQQYFDMDALNNRIDEHVSGRKKHKNFVWNILNLALWAIEHKNGRV; encoded by the coding sequence ATGTGTGGAATTGCAGGCTATTTCAATCCCGGCGGACACACCGGAGACATTAAACCTATCCTCGACCTAATCTCCCATCGCGGACCTGATTTTCAGCATATCCACGCAGAGGAAAATATCGCACTGGGACATACCCGGCTTTCCATCCTCGACCTTTCCGATCTCGGCAACCAGCCCATGAAGGATCCGGCAACCGGAAATCTCATTGTTTTCAACGGGGAAATATACAATTTCAAATCGCTGCGCGAAGAATTGATCGGTAAAGGATACACCTTCAATTCATCCGGGGATACTGAAGTCCTGCTCAAGCTTTATGGGGAATACGGTGAAAAATGTATTTCCATGCTGCGCGGCATGTTTGCATTCGCCATCTGGGATAAGGCCAAGAAACAACTGTTCATTGCGCGTGACCGCCTCGGTAAAAAACCCTTCTTTTACTCCCAAAGCAGCAACAGTTTCATCTTTGCTTCAGAGATTCGTGCCCTTGCATCCCATCCTCACATTTCAAAAGATGTCGACGTGCAGGCCATAGACCTGTTCATGAGTACCGGATGCGTTCCGGCACCCTTTTCCATCTACGCAGACATCAGAAAACTTCCGGCCGCCCATTACGGCATTGTGAATGCTCATGGGCTTTCTCTGCATCGCTATTGGTCCCTTGATTTCACCAGAAAAATTAATTGTTCCGAAGAAGAGGTACTGGAATCCCTGCACAGCCAACTTCTGGAAGCAACCAGAATCAGGCTGGAGAGTGATGTTCCGCTTGGGGCACTGCTTTCCGGAGGAGTCGATTCCAGCCTCGTTGTTGCGCTTATGGCTGAAGCCGGAAGTAAATCCATAGATACTTTCACCATCGGATTCCACGAGAAGAAATACGATGAGTCAGGTCATGCAGCCAAGGTAGCGAAACATCTGGGTGTGAATCATCATGTGGAATATCTGGACCCGGCTCAATTTGAAAACATGCTGCCCGCAGTAGTCCGCCAATACGGTGAACCTTTTTCCGATGACGCAGCCTTGGCAACCATGCTGCTCAGCGAAGCCACCCGCAAGCACGTTACCGTTGCCCTCAGCGGAGATGGAGGAGATGAACTGGCCTGTGGATATTCTGCATACACTCACGTAAAACTGGCTTCCGCATTAGCCCCCCTGATCGGCAAAAAAGTTCTGCCCGAAAAGAATATTGCCAGCGCTTTCAGCAGCAATTCGGCACTGGGGAAAATGCGCCGTAAGATGATCTGCAAATTCCACCCGGAATTCAAACGCATACTGCGCAATGAATTCAAGGTCGCCAGCTATAAAAATGATGTTTACCGCGCTGACGTTCGCGAGCAGTTGGGGCAATCCACCTTCAAATGGATGTACGAACTTTCCCGGCATGCCTGTGCACACGCCCACAATCCGGCAGAACGGCTGCTCTGGATGGATACTGTCCATTTCCTCGCCGACGCCCTGCTGGTGAAGGTGGACATTGCTTCCATGGCCCACAGCCTTGAAGTACGTTCTCCGCTGCTTGATCATGAACTTTTCGAATACATGGCCAGCCTGTCGCCTGAGCTAAAGATCAAGGGCGGTGAATCAAAATACCTGCTCAAGAAGCTTGCCGAGCGCTACCTGCCCAAGGATATCCTTTACCGCCGTAAGCAGGGCTTCTCCATGCCCGTTGCAAAATGGACCAGCGGAGATTCAGCGGACTTCACTCTCGATGCCATCAGTCAGGCTACGCCTTTCCTGCAACAGTACTTTGATATGGATGCGCTGAACAACCGCATTGATGAGCATGTATCAGGACGGAAGAAGCACAAGAATTTTGTCTGGAACATATTGAATCTTGCTCTTTGGGCCATTGAGCATAAAAACGGTAGAGTCTAA
- a CDS encoding metal ABC transporter permease — MLEALSYEFMQNALMAGLLASIICGIIGALVVVNRVVLLAGGVAHASYGGVGLAFYLGLPMLPVTAGFAVCAALLMALVTMRVKERADSFIGVMWAAGMALGIILLDITPGYNVDLMSYLFGGILATPKSDLMLMGGLAAFVLLIVLSCYKGFWAMSFDEEFARSRGVPVTLLYFIMLALIALSVVMVIRVVGLILVIALLTIPPQIAESRTSSLFSMMVLSSILSMIFCVSGLLLSYQLNLSSGATIIAVSVAGFLISAALGRMRRVY; from the coding sequence ATGCTTGAGGCTCTGAGTTATGAATTCATGCAGAATGCGCTCATGGCCGGTTTACTGGCGTCCATTATCTGCGGGATCATCGGTGCGCTGGTAGTCGTCAACAGGGTGGTGTTGCTGGCCGGAGGGGTGGCCCACGCTTCCTATGGCGGGGTGGGGCTGGCTTTTTATCTAGGCCTGCCTATGCTTCCGGTTACTGCTGGGTTCGCAGTTTGCGCGGCCTTGCTCATGGCTTTGGTGACCATGCGTGTAAAGGAGAGGGCAGATTCTTTTATCGGTGTTATGTGGGCTGCTGGTATGGCTTTGGGGATTATTTTGCTGGATATAACCCCCGGCTACAATGTGGATCTGATGAGTTATCTGTTTGGCGGTATCCTCGCCACACCCAAGTCTGACCTTATGCTCATGGGGGGGCTTGCTGCCTTTGTTCTTCTGATCGTACTATCCTGCTACAAGGGCTTCTGGGCCATGTCGTTTGATGAGGAGTTCGCCCGTTCGCGCGGTGTTCCGGTAACTCTGCTATATTTCATCATGCTGGCGCTTATTGCGCTCAGTGTGGTTATGGTCATCCGCGTGGTCGGTTTGATTCTGGTCATCGCCCTTTTGACTATTCCACCCCAGATTGCAGAGAGCAGGACATCATCCCTGTTTTCCATGATGGTCCTTTCTTCCATTTTAAGTATGATTTTCTGTGTGAGCGGACTACTTCTCTCATATCAGCTGAATCTGTCTTCGGGGGCTACGATAATTGCCGTCAGTGTCGCGGGATTTCTGATTTCGGCAGCCTTGGGCAGGATGCGTAGAGTTTATTAA